A single Desulfovibrio piger DNA region contains:
- a CDS encoding phage minor head protein — MPKKKPFDLPAPEVIAEGVPPDAAVEFWKWRAKLTDAEAQALGESAKHRAFYVTGLAHHDLVQLVSDGLEDALKNGETLADFKTRIMTAIQTQGWHDYRIENIFRTNLQTAYAAGRYKKMQAVKASRPYWQYLAVMDRRVRPSHAILDGKVYPADHEFWATHYPPNGFRCRCGVRTLSQRQVDTLGLPVEKEMPQAGVWTDPKTGMEYFVHFPGPDKGFRNNPGKDWAESGLNLKKHGLEGTAPPVPKKEPVTQKKLEADIASIDELIKAGNDPQAVPGLEEKKAELQALLEKKKKQAAQKKLKNQLKKLEQQIGDFPVKTYSGIWQTDVTTTDWKAKSGSILAKSAYFKDKLALGNLTPEDVAKFKGLLQDLEEFDAQGQKLYALQEKQKNIQQSLSKLKNGGKENPNPYSEERKAAAVWAQTAEEADSVLRERCGEVWRNATKAQKDAIYEYTRGSGGFNRPLRGHDGYWGNFKGVGKVDLNNEGRGAAIKHMTDLIDKSTYDRDIWLQRGVETAEGAASFLGVPVEALKKWPLKKLETALKKDPKIEHAFASCGSAKGQGFGGYIFRIYCPKGTKMMYAEPFSHFGAGQKRKWDGKKPQAFFGYEDETIIQRGTTFRITKVEKAGNKLAFEMEVVEQI, encoded by the coding sequence ATGCCTAAGAAAAAGCCTTTTGACCTGCCAGCCCCGGAGGTTATCGCCGAGGGGGTCCCCCCTGACGCGGCCGTCGAGTTCTGGAAATGGCGGGCCAAGCTCACGGATGCCGAGGCGCAGGCGCTGGGGGAAAGCGCCAAGCACCGGGCTTTCTATGTTACCGGTCTGGCGCATCATGACCTTGTCCAGCTGGTGAGCGATGGCCTGGAAGACGCCCTGAAGAACGGGGAGACGCTGGCGGATTTCAAGACCCGGATCATGACCGCCATCCAGACGCAGGGCTGGCACGATTACCGGATCGAAAACATCTTCCGTACCAATCTGCAAACGGCCTATGCCGCCGGGCGCTACAAAAAAATGCAGGCGGTGAAGGCATCCCGCCCTTATTGGCAATACCTGGCCGTCATGGACCGGCGGGTGCGCCCCTCGCACGCCATCCTGGACGGGAAAGTTTATCCGGCGGATCACGAGTTCTGGGCGACGCATTACCCGCCCAACGGTTTCCGCTGCCGCTGTGGCGTGCGTACCCTGTCACAGCGCCAGGTCGATACGCTGGGCCTTCCGGTGGAAAAGGAAATGCCCCAGGCAGGGGTCTGGACCGATCCCAAGACCGGGATGGAATACTTTGTCCATTTCCCCGGCCCGGACAAGGGTTTTCGGAACAATCCCGGCAAGGACTGGGCCGAATCCGGGCTGAACCTGAAAAAACATGGTCTTGAGGGCACGGCCCCGCCGGTACCGAAAAAAGAACCGGTGACACAGAAAAAACTGGAGGCGGACATTGCCTCCATCGATGAACTCATCAAGGCGGGTAATGACCCGCAGGCCGTTCCCGGCCTGGAAGAGAAAAAGGCAGAGCTGCAGGCCCTGCTCGAAAAAAAGAAAAAGCAGGCTGCCCAGAAGAAGCTGAAAAACCAGCTGAAAAAACTGGAACAGCAGATCGGTGATTTCCCCGTAAAGACCTACAGCGGGATATGGCAGACGGATGTCACCACGACGGACTGGAAGGCAAAGTCCGGCAGCATACTGGCAAAGTCCGCCTATTTTAAGGACAAACTTGCCCTTGGAAACCTGACGCCGGAGGATGTCGCAAAGTTCAAAGGATTGCTGCAGGACCTGGAAGAGTTCGATGCGCAAGGGCAAAAGCTATATGCTTTGCAAGAGAAGCAAAAAAATATTCAACAATCCTTGTCCAAGCTCAAAAACGGTGGTAAGGAAAATCCTAATCCCTATTCCGAGGAGCGGAAGGCTGCCGCTGTTTGGGCGCAAACGGCGGAGGAAGCCGACAGCGTTTTACGAGAGCGATGCGGCGAGGTATGGCGCAATGCGACCAAGGCCCAGAAAGACGCCATTTATGAGTATACGCGCGGTTCTGGCGGATTCAATCGTCCCCTTCGCGGCCATGACGGTTACTGGGGGAACTTCAAGGGCGTGGGAAAGGTCGACCTGAACAACGAGGGGCGCGGAGCCGCCATCAAGCACATGACCGACCTTATCGACAAGTCGACCTATGACCGGGACATCTGGCTGCAGCGTGGCGTCGAGACGGCGGAAGGTGCGGCCAGCTTTCTTGGCGTTCCGGTAGAAGCGCTGAAAAAATGGCCGCTGAAAAAATTGGAAACCGCCTTGAAAAAAGACCCCAAAATCGAGCATGCCTTTGCCTCCTGCGGGAGCGCCAAGGGACAGGGGTTTGGTGGCTATATTTTCCGCATCTACTGCCCCAAGGGGACAAAGATGATGTATGCCGAGCCGTTCAGCCATTTTGGCGCGGGCCAGAAACGCAAATGGGACGGAAAGAAGCCACAGGCGTTTTTCGGGTATGAAGATGAAACGATTATCCAGCGCGGAACGACGTTCAGGATAACGAAAGTGGAAAAAGCAGGAAACAAACTGGCTTTCGAGATGGAAGTCGTCGAGCAGATATAG
- a CDS encoding DUF935 domain-containing protein: protein MADGLFLPDGTFLSFSAAELTTQLATRQNAGVTLGELEGWLNTLPDPDPVLRKRGEDATVLDDLSADDQVTTAMLSRKNRVLNCPDFTLRAGAPDGGTATPEAEELYRRFVQDLERTNLRTVISGILDAPFFGFIPLELIWRPGNNWWHLVDIVPRPPRWFRFDNENRPTFVGVYGGIAAQPVPLPAGKFVFVQHHATYDNPYGLRLLSRCLWPVAFKRGGLRFYAKFVERHGLPWVVGEAPAKAERLEKQDMARDLARMVQDAVAVIPHGANVKLESAGQTQGALHEDFLARQDRAISKILMGQTLTVEMEGANSLAAAETHRSVAEDLADADKAMVVDAWNEIAWLYAQVNAGPGVLAPLAAYDEPEDLNTRADLDKKLVEIGVRFTAEHFKENYGLKESEFTVDAPQPGGIANFAAPSGRKPLAEKAQATLDTAIAKMLPGALKASAEFVTRVENAVRKAASYDDLQDALVELLAPSMTPDALESFLARAMTAAAGYGATAVAAEEAEDGNA from the coding sequence ATGGCGGACGGGCTTTTTTTGCCGGACGGCACCTTTCTTTCTTTCAGCGCTGCGGAGCTGACCACACAGCTGGCCACACGCCAGAACGCGGGCGTCACCCTGGGCGAGCTGGAAGGGTGGCTGAATACCTTGCCGGACCCCGATCCGGTGCTACGCAAGCGGGGCGAAGACGCCACCGTGCTGGATGACCTGTCGGCGGACGACCAGGTGACCACGGCCATGCTATCCCGAAAAAACCGCGTGCTCAACTGCCCGGACTTCACGCTTCGGGCGGGAGCGCCGGACGGCGGCACGGCCACCCCGGAAGCCGAGGAGCTGTACCGCCGTTTTGTACAGGACCTGGAGCGGACCAACCTGCGCACCGTCATTTCCGGCATCCTGGACGCTCCCTTCTTTGGTTTCATCCCGCTGGAACTGATCTGGCGGCCCGGCAACAACTGGTGGCACCTGGTGGACATTGTGCCCCGGCCTCCCCGCTGGTTCCGCTTTGATAACGAAAACCGCCCGACCTTCGTGGGGGTCTACGGTGGTATCGCCGCACAGCCGGTGCCGCTGCCAGCGGGGAAGTTCGTCTTTGTCCAGCACCATGCCACCTACGACAATCCCTACGGTCTGCGCTTGCTGTCCCGTTGCCTCTGGCCCGTGGCCTTCAAGCGCGGCGGACTGCGTTTTTATGCCAAGTTTGTGGAGCGGCACGGTTTGCCGTGGGTGGTCGGAGAGGCCCCGGCCAAGGCCGAACGACTGGAAAAGCAGGACATGGCGCGGGACCTTGCCCGCATGGTGCAGGACGCCGTGGCCGTCATCCCGCACGGGGCCAATGTGAAGCTGGAGAGCGCCGGACAGACGCAGGGAGCGCTGCATGAGGACTTCCTTGCCAGGCAGGACAGAGCCATCAGCAAGATTCTCATGGGTCAGACCCTAACGGTAGAGATGGAAGGGGCCAACAGCCTGGCTGCTGCGGAGACCCACCGTTCCGTGGCGGAAGACCTGGCCGATGCCGACAAGGCGATGGTCGTGGACGCCTGGAACGAGATCGCATGGCTGTATGCCCAGGTCAACGCCGGGCCTGGCGTGCTGGCCCCACTGGCCGCTTATGACGAGCCCGAAGACCTGAATACGCGGGCCGATCTGGACAAAAAGCTGGTCGAGATCGGCGTGCGTTTTACGGCGGAGCATTTCAAGGAAAATTACGGCCTCAAGGAAAGCGAGTTCACCGTAGACGCCCCGCAACCGGGAGGCATTGCAAACTTCGCGGCCCCGTCCGGGCGCAAGCCGCTGGCGGAAAAGGCGCAAGCCACCCTCGATACGGCCATTGCCAAAATGCTGCCGGGGGCGCTCAAGGCCAGCGCCGAATTTGTCACGAGAGTTGAGAATGCCGTCCGCAAGGCCGCCAGCTATGACGATCTGCAGGATGCCCTGGTGGAATTGCTGGCTCCGTCCATGACACCGGACGCGCTGGAGAGTTTTCTGGCCCGCGCCATGACGGCTGCGGCGGGATACGGCGCTACGGCCGTGGCCGCCGAAGAGGCGGAGGACGGCAATGCCTAA
- a CDS encoding ADP-ribosylglycohydrolase family protein: protein MGNKRPRWEEEIWTVQHPNAVACATCKFRATVAGDGTQLDRASTDTCEMYEDPERKPNDVLWDGAECEFYEKVDDRPQALILGLAVGDALGVPVEFKKRGTFHVTGMQGYGTHNQPPGTWSDDTSLTLALADNLLADGDRPDLECIAWGFTEWYDKAAYTPHGKVFDVGNATAAAIKRLKKGVAPEKAGGTGEKDNGNGSLMRIAPLAFYMFGIRNAEERFRIVRDVSSITHAHEWSVAACYIYVEMLNKLRMGRKKRAAYAELRDDFARGVPFISKATLAKFDRILGDDISTLPEGEIRSSGFVIDTLEAAFWCFMTTDNYKDAVLKAVNLGDDTDTTGAVTGALAGLAYGVDAIPQEWLDQLANREEVRRIAIKMPRWDMFRKASL, encoded by the coding sequence ATGGGCAACAAGCGCCCCAGATGGGAAGAGGAAATATGGACGGTGCAGCACCCCAATGCCGTGGCCTGCGCAACCTGCAAGTTCAGGGCAACTGTTGCCGGTGACGGGACACAGTTGGATCGGGCAAGTACGGACACCTGCGAGATGTATGAAGACCCGGAGCGCAAGCCCAACGATGTTCTTTGGGATGGTGCGGAATGCGAGTTTTACGAAAAGGTAGATGATAGGCCCCAGGCCCTGATTCTTGGCCTGGCCGTCGGCGACGCCCTCGGCGTGCCGGTGGAGTTCAAAAAGCGCGGCACCTTCCATGTGACCGGCATGCAGGGCTACGGCACGCACAACCAGCCACCCGGCACATGGTCCGATGACACGTCCCTGACCCTGGCCCTGGCGGATAATCTGCTTGCAGACGGAGACAGGCCCGACCTTGAGTGTATCGCATGGGGATTCACGGAATGGTACGACAAGGCCGCCTACACGCCGCACGGCAAGGTGTTTGACGTGGGCAACGCGACGGCGGCGGCCATCAAGCGCCTGAAAAAAGGCGTGGCCCCGGAGAAGGCCGGGGGAACGGGGGAAAAGGACAACGGCAACGGTTCCCTCATGCGGATTGCGCCGCTGGCCTTTTATATGTTCGGCATCAGAAACGCGGAGGAACGCTTCCGTATCGTCCGGGATGTGTCGTCCATCACACACGCCCACGAATGGTCCGTGGCGGCCTGCTACATCTACGTTGAAATGCTGAACAAGCTGCGCATGGGTCGCAAGAAGAGGGCCGCCTATGCGGAACTGCGAGACGACTTCGCGCGCGGCGTGCCTTTCATCAGCAAGGCAACGCTGGCCAAGTTCGACCGGATACTTGGAGACGACATCAGTACCTTGCCGGAAGGGGAAATACGAAGCAGCGGCTTTGTCATCGACACGCTGGAAGCTGCGTTCTGGTGCTTTATGACCACGGACAACTACAAGGACGCCGTGCTGAAGGCGGTCAACCTGGGTGACGATACCGATACCACGGGAGCGGTGACGGGCGCGCTGGCCGGGCTGGCCTATGGTGTAGACGCCATCCCGCAGGAATGGCTTGACCAGCTCGCAAACCGGGAGGAAGTCCGGCGTATCGCCATCAAGATGCCCCGCTGGGATATGTTCCGAAAGGCAAGCCTCTAA
- a CDS encoding phage protein Gp36 family protein, producing the protein MLLCRRSHIVDLLHAAYVEACEQQNPGLVDRTIEAVSGEIGDALSYRYPQPWPYVPELVRYIAAVISAYRVVEAITSLVDTEASSDNEWLPLQKQWKYCTDLLEDIASGKQKLPLEEANPDREEASVAVIAPVRFFDLRGL; encoded by the coding sequence ATGCTGCTGTGCCGTCGTAGCCATATCGTGGACCTGTTGCACGCCGCCTATGTGGAGGCATGCGAGCAGCAGAACCCCGGCCTCGTGGACAGGACCATCGAAGCCGTGTCCGGAGAGATCGGGGACGCGCTTTCGTACCGGTATCCGCAGCCCTGGCCGTATGTGCCGGAGCTGGTGCGATACATCGCCGCCGTCATCAGCGCCTACCGTGTGGTGGAGGCCATCACGTCCCTGGTGGATACGGAAGCCAGCAGCGACAATGAATGGCTGCCCCTCCAAAAACAGTGGAAATATTGCACGGACCTCCTGGAAGACATCGCTTCCGGCAAGCAAAAGCTGCCGCTGGAAGAGGCCAATCCCGACAGGGAAGAGGCCAGCGTAGCCGTAATCGCCCCCGTTCGCTTTTTTGACCTGCGGGGCCTGTAG
- a CDS encoding phage protease, producing MDKWIEIARTGTFTDSAGRQQTFTEKDLDAIASAYDPQKRDAPLVFGHPQTDAAPAFGWAQRLKREGGRLLAQFAQVPEQVRALVGAGHYRHVSMSLMPDRVTLRHVALLGAAQPAIDGLRAVEFSDGDDVITVDFAATPQGDTMTMEELQRQVGQLQAQIEALKTENASLKKKAETSQQEKEQAETSKTEAEKKAEKASADFAAYREQVEGERREARVSDLVKDGKVKPADKEKVLTFAAALASQGGSVDFAAPDGKSETISLEERYLRELEARPRDQRFAEFSTPPAHAGNDQPEWTPDDMVSKM from the coding sequence ATGGACAAATGGATCGAGATAGCCCGCACGGGCACCTTCACGGACAGCGCCGGGCGGCAGCAGACGTTTACGGAAAAGGACCTGGACGCCATCGCCAGCGCCTACGATCCGCAAAAGCGGGATGCCCCGCTGGTATTCGGCCACCCGCAGACAGATGCGGCCCCGGCGTTCGGCTGGGCGCAACGCCTGAAACGTGAGGGCGGCAGGCTGCTGGCGCAATTTGCCCAGGTGCCGGAACAGGTACGCGCTCTCGTGGGTGCCGGCCATTACCGGCATGTGAGCATGAGCCTCATGCCGGACCGTGTGACGTTGCGTCATGTGGCCCTGCTGGGCGCGGCGCAGCCCGCCATCGACGGCCTGCGGGCGGTGGAATTTTCCGACGGCGACGACGTCATAACCGTGGACTTCGCGGCCACACCCCAAGGAGACACCATGACAATGGAAGAATTGCAGCGGCAGGTAGGCCAGCTGCAGGCCCAGATCGAGGCCCTGAAAACTGAAAATGCCTCGCTCAAAAAAAAGGCCGAGACCAGCCAGCAAGAAAAGGAACAGGCCGAGACCTCCAAAACCGAAGCTGAAAAAAAGGCCGAAAAGGCCAGCGCCGACTTTGCCGCATACCGTGAACAGGTGGAGGGGGAACGCCGGGAAGCCCGCGTGTCCGATCTGGTAAAGGACGGCAAGGTGAAGCCCGCCGACAAGGAAAAGGTGTTGACCTTCGCTGCGGCCCTGGCCAGCCAGGGGGGCAGTGTGGACTTTGCCGCCCCCGACGGCAAGAGCGAGACCATCAGCCTGGAAGAACGCTACCTGCGGGAGCTGGAAGCACGGCCCAGGGACCAGCGTTTTGCGGAGTTTTCGACGCCTCCGGCCCATGCGGGTAATGACCAGCCCGAATGGACCCCCGACGACATGGTCAGCAAAATGTAG
- a CDS encoding helix-turn-helix domain-containing protein, translating to MSRTRIQEIVTLTREGWRPYDAEPDRSVYERLGCPHFLRGRRKPFWFVRDDVFCCIGCADHCTLKRPAGFPLPLPIRYPGVPPVRPYTLTPQEMVERHDLLNVRQAAYCLNVSERTIYDYIAEGKLVRLKENPVRVRSKEVKELRGDFDE from the coding sequence ATGTCCAGAACACGCATACAGGAAATCGTGACACTGACCCGTGAGGGCTGGCGTCCGTATGATGCCGAACCTGACCGCAGCGTTTACGAAAGGCTGGGCTGCCCCCATTTTCTGCGCGGACGACGCAAACCATTCTGGTTTGTGCGCGACGACGTTTTTTGCTGCATCGGCTGTGCGGATCACTGCACCCTGAAACGTCCCGCCGGATTTCCGCTGCCCCTGCCTATCCGTTATCCTGGTGTGCCCCCAGTCAGGCCGTACACACTGACCCCTCAGGAGATGGTCGAGAGGCATGACCTGCTGAACGTCCGGCAGGCCGCCTACTGCCTGAATGTTTCCGAGCGGACCATCTACGACTATATTGCGGAAGGCAAACTTGTCCGGCTCAAGGAGAATCCCGTGCGCGTCAGATCCAAGGAAGTAAAAGAGCTGCGCGGGGACTTTGACGAGTAA
- a CDS encoding transglycosylase SLT domain-containing protein produces the protein MTVFFAGASAHAAEVTIPRAAQQYRATLVRAAHATWGLDAPVAVFAAQVHTESWWRNDTVSHAGAQGLAQFMPATARWLPSVAPETGKPAPFNPGWSLRALCVYDKWLWDRVAGHDDFERMAFTLSAYNGGLGWVNRDRKKARALGLDDRVWFDSVENVNAGRGRAAFAENRQYPRRILKERQRAYIKAGWGRGIEEEART, from the coding sequence ATGACGGTGTTTTTTGCAGGCGCTTCGGCCCACGCCGCTGAGGTGACGATCCCCCGCGCGGCGCAGCAGTACCGGGCAACGCTCGTCCGGGCGGCCCACGCCACCTGGGGCCTGGACGCACCGGTGGCCGTTTTCGCTGCGCAGGTTCACACCGAAAGCTGGTGGCGCAACGACACCGTATCGCATGCGGGGGCGCAGGGGCTGGCGCAGTTCATGCCCGCCACGGCCCGCTGGCTGCCCTCCGTGGCACCGGAAACAGGCAAGCCCGCGCCGTTCAATCCCGGCTGGAGCCTGCGGGCGCTCTGTGTCTATGACAAATGGCTGTGGGACCGTGTGGCCGGTCATGACGACTTTGAACGCATGGCCTTTACCCTGTCCGCCTATAACGGAGGACTGGGCTGGGTGAACCGCGACCGCAAAAAGGCGCGTGCCCTGGGTCTGGATGACCGGGTGTGGTTTGACTCCGTGGAAAACGTGAACGCCGGACGCGGACGGGCCGCCTTTGCCGAAAACCGCCAGTATCCACGCCGCATCCTGAAGGAGCGGCAGCGGGCGTATATCAAGGCCGGCTGGGGTCGGGGCATTGAAGAGGAGGCACGGACATGA
- a CDS encoding translation initiation factor 2, with protein sequence MQTFATGVITQAALDAGLPEGRVIDMVKKDNLTLQRPRIELQFLPEKYTRTGRVLGVRRTALQQERTRELYEVVQTVNANVLADDRPWLEAFSLAFAAALPRGGNDSRGNWVRVRAQQATFGRSPDKRVGHQVIEVFTRVNRLFVISFTWRITGKEAEVLIPTFTIKPKLG encoded by the coding sequence ATGCAGACATTTGCCACGGGGGTCATAACGCAGGCCGCGCTGGATGCCGGGCTGCCGGAAGGCCGGGTCATCGACATGGTCAAGAAAGACAACCTGACCCTTCAGCGCCCGCGCATCGAGCTGCAGTTTCTGCCGGAAAAATACACGCGCACGGGCCGTGTGCTGGGTGTGCGCCGCACGGCATTGCAACAGGAGCGCACCCGCGAGCTGTACGAGGTGGTGCAAACGGTCAATGCCAATGTCCTGGCCGATGACCGCCCCTGGCTGGAAGCGTTCAGCCTTGCCTTTGCGGCGGCCCTGCCGCGTGGCGGCAATGACAGCCGGGGAAACTGGGTCAGGGTTCGGGCACAACAGGCGACGTTTGGACGCTCTCCGGACAAGCGTGTCGGGCATCAGGTCATCGAGGTATTTACGCGGGTGAATCGCCTTTTTGTGATTTCCTTTACCTGGAGAATAACTGGTAAGGAGGCGGAAGTCTTGATCCCGACGTTCACCATCAAACCGAAACTCGGATAG
- a CDS encoding phage virion morphogenesis protein has translation MAAKSGAALNWKGLDKALGKATHSLAHTQALMESIGEGLVSGTRQRFRDEEAPDGQKWPQSGRAAASGGQTLTDTARLRDSIDYAATPDKVMVGSNLPYARIHQLGGVIVPKKAKKLVFKGHDGTTRAVDKVTIPARPYLGVSESDLDDVRAAMADFLAGIFKV, from the coding sequence ATGGCGGCAAAAAGCGGAGCGGCACTGAACTGGAAAGGTCTGGACAAGGCGCTGGGAAAGGCCACCCATTCTCTGGCCCATACCCAGGCGCTTATGGAGTCTATCGGCGAGGGGCTGGTATCCGGCACACGGCAGCGATTCCGCGACGAGGAAGCCCCGGACGGGCAAAAATGGCCTCAATCCGGACGTGCCGCTGCTTCCGGCGGGCAGACGCTTACGGATACCGCCAGACTGCGGGATTCCATCGATTACGCGGCGACCCCCGACAAGGTCATGGTGGGCAGCAACCTGCCGTATGCCCGTATCCACCAGCTTGGTGGGGTCATCGTACCCAAGAAAGCCAAGAAGCTGGTGTTCAAGGGGCACGACGGCACGACCAGGGCCGTCGACAAGGTGACTATCCCGGCCCGTCCGTATCTTGGGGTTTCCGAGAGTGACCTGGATGACGTGCGGGCCGCTATGGCTGACTTTCTGGCCGGGATCTTCAAGGTATAG
- a CDS encoding putative holin, whose amino-acid sequence MKFLCNPRYLLALFILCGIVLLSALLFFSPAQGPVVAYKLALVVVAAIAGMVFDFLAFPYALPSSYLDKDWREDPEATGEDGQPDFPIATGYHGPFCAALTRRAVIIAAFVIAVALGL is encoded by the coding sequence ATGAAATTCCTTTGTAATCCCCGGTATCTTCTGGCCCTGTTCATCCTGTGCGGTATCGTCCTGCTGTCGGCCCTGCTGTTCTTTTCTCCCGCCCAGGGACCGGTGGTGGCCTACAAGCTGGCCCTGGTCGTGGTGGCGGCCATCGCGGGCATGGTCTTTGACTTTCTGGCGTTTCCCTATGCGCTGCCGTCTTCCTATCTGGACAAGGACTGGCGGGAAGACCCGGAGGCCACGGGGGAAGACGGTCAGCCGGACTTTCCCATCGCCACTGGTTATCACGGGCCTTTCTGCGCGGCTCTGACGCGCCGGGCCGTCATTATCGCGGCTTTTGTCATCGCCGTGGCGCTGGGGCTGTGA
- a CDS encoding transcriptional regulator, whose product MGNELNAALTAALPLIESLFALGVPGILLFLASIPAMAVALVFILDYRHGKRIERVLAAYRKDTQEALRTISEKHEAILQEVSEKHEETAEFYRKNVTLVKNYERMNDTLQTLVVNNTRAMEHLSTIIEARNR is encoded by the coding sequence ATGGGAAATGAACTGAACGCTGCCCTCACGGCCGCATTGCCGCTGATAGAATCGCTGTTCGCGCTGGGGGTTCCCGGCATCCTCCTGTTCCTTGCCTCCATTCCCGCGATGGCCGTGGCACTGGTGTTCATCCTGGATTACCGGCACGGCAAGCGCATCGAGCGGGTGCTGGCGGCGTACCGGAAGGACACCCAGGAGGCCCTGCGCACCATCAGTGAAAAGCATGAGGCCATCCTGCAGGAAGTAAGCGAAAAGCACGAAGAAACGGCGGAATTTTACCGGAAGAACGTCACGCTGGTAAAAAATTACGAGCGCATGAACGACACGCTCCAGACGTTGGTCGTGAACAACACACGGGCAATGGAGCACCTATCCACCATCATAGAAGCGAGGAACAGATGA
- a CDS encoding major capsid protein produces MLAQLKGLFTPQAIAASMKLLTPLETTIMDTLFKDRPTHPLPLIGVSELVSVVQTVPVVRRDGTPVALKGETASMEFIAPLPVKVKIPVTASELNDLRVIFGDQAAVTAWRTRKIDQIRRTVRDTTEAMCAVVASTGKLTWPVELEGGHQETYEVDYGQLLTYEPAAKLTVGSRLPDVYKLLRDMELEVKKGGLGGNVEFWAGSDVVAVLLGIVEQYVSTVETKPYRVSLEQGRVVVGGYTIRFMDETYPNPQDETEWLPKLNPKVLLAVATNQPGKVWYCAIDSISANNAATPLHIVPVARQDDSGIMLIGQAKPLPARPSRASCKAVVVD; encoded by the coding sequence ATGCTTGCGCAACTCAAAGGGCTGTTCACACCGCAGGCTATCGCCGCGTCCATGAAACTGCTCACGCCGCTGGAAACCACCATCATGGATACCCTGTTCAAAGACAGGCCCACGCATCCGCTGCCTCTGATCGGCGTCTCCGAGCTGGTATCCGTGGTGCAGACCGTGCCCGTTGTTCGCCGTGACGGTACGCCTGTTGCCCTCAAGGGCGAAACGGCCAGCATGGAATTTATCGCCCCTCTGCCGGTCAAGGTAAAAATCCCGGTGACCGCGTCGGAGCTGAACGACCTGCGGGTCATCTTCGGCGATCAGGCCGCCGTGACGGCATGGCGTACCCGCAAGATCGACCAGATACGCCGCACGGTACGCGATACCACGGAAGCCATGTGCGCGGTGGTCGCCTCCACAGGCAAGCTGACCTGGCCCGTGGAACTGGAGGGCGGGCACCAGGAGACCTACGAGGTCGATTATGGCCAGCTGCTTACCTATGAACCCGCCGCGAAGCTGACGGTGGGCTCCAGGCTGCCCGACGTCTACAAGCTCCTTCGCGACATGGAGCTGGAGGTGAAAAAGGGGGGCCTGGGCGGCAACGTGGAATTTTGGGCCGGGTCCGACGTGGTGGCCGTCCTGCTGGGCATTGTGGAACAGTATGTGTCCACGGTCGAAACCAAGCCCTACCGTGTGTCCCTGGAGCAGGGGCGTGTTGTGGTGGGTGGCTACACCATCCGTTTCATGGACGAGACCTATCCCAACCCGCAAGACGAAACGGAATGGCTGCCCAAGCTCAACCCCAAGGTACTGCTGGCCGTGGCCACAAACCAGCCGGGCAAGGTCTGGTACTGCGCCATTGACTCCATTTCGGCCAACAATGCGGCCACGCCGTTGCATATCGTGCCGGTGGCCCGTCAGGACGACAGCGGCATCATGCTTATCGGCCAGGCCAAACCCCTTCCGGCGCGCCCGTCGCGTGCGTCCTGCAAGGCCGTGGTCGTGGATTAA